From the genome of Sulfitobacter sp. DSM 110093, one region includes:
- the acs gene encoding acetate--CoA ligase, producing the protein MSDATAKTYPPSADMAARAHVDAQTYDKMYQASVTDTDGFWREQAQRIDWIKPFTQVRDVNFDLGSVSINWFADGELNVSANCIDRHLEKRGDQTAIIWEPDSPEDDAKHISYRELHSATCRMANVLRDLGVDKGDRVIIYMPMIPEAAYAMLACARIGAIHSIVFAGFSPDALAARVNGCEAKVVITADEAPRGGKATPLKANADTALAQCDASVQCLVVRRTGGDVAWNDARDRDYNALIKDAADTCEPTAVGAEDPLFILYTSGSTGQPKGVVHTTGGYITYAALTHEVTFDYHDGDVYWCTADVGWVTGHSYIVYGPLANGATTLMFEGVPTYPDASRFWQVCEKHKVTQFYTAPTAIRALMGQGKEFVTKSDLSSLRILGTVGEPINPEAWNWYHEVVGHGRCPIVDTWWQTETGGHLMTPLPGAHDMKPGAAMKPFFGIKPVVLDPTSGKEIEGNPAEGVLCIADSWPGQMRTVWGDHERFEKTYFADYPGYYFTGDGCKRDADGDYWITGRVDDVINVSGHRMGTAEVESALVAHDKVAEAAVVGYPHDVKGQGIYCYVTLMSGEEPSDDLRSELRNWVRQEIGPIASPDLIQWAPGLPKTRSGKIMRRILRKIAENDYGALGDTSTLADPSVVDDLIDNRMNR; encoded by the coding sequence ATGTCCGACGCCACCGCAAAGACCTATCCGCCATCCGCCGACATGGCCGCCCGCGCCCATGTGGATGCGCAGACCTACGACAAGATGTACCAAGCATCCGTCACCGACACCGACGGTTTCTGGCGCGAACAGGCGCAGCGGATCGACTGGATCAAACCCTTCACCCAAGTGCGCGATGTCAACTTTGACCTTGGATCAGTCAGCATCAACTGGTTTGCGGATGGTGAGTTGAACGTCAGCGCAAATTGCATCGACCGCCATCTAGAAAAGCGCGGCGATCAGACCGCGATCATCTGGGAGCCAGACAGCCCCGAGGATGACGCCAAACACATCAGCTATCGCGAGTTGCACAGCGCCACCTGCCGTATGGCCAATGTGCTGCGCGATCTGGGCGTTGATAAAGGCGACCGCGTCATCATCTACATGCCAATGATCCCCGAGGCCGCCTATGCCATGCTGGCCTGCGCGCGGATCGGCGCGATCCATTCCATCGTTTTCGCGGGGTTCTCCCCGGATGCGCTGGCCGCCCGCGTCAACGGCTGCGAAGCCAAGGTCGTGATCACCGCGGATGAGGCCCCGCGCGGCGGCAAGGCCACCCCGCTCAAGGCCAATGCCGACACGGCGTTGGCGCAATGTGATGCCAGCGTTCAATGCCTTGTCGTACGCCGCACGGGTGGAGACGTCGCGTGGAACGACGCCCGCGACCGCGATTACAACGCGCTGATTAAGGATGCCGCCGACACCTGCGAACCCACCGCAGTCGGTGCCGAAGACCCGCTCTTCATCCTCTACACCTCCGGCTCCACCGGCCAGCCCAAGGGCGTGGTCCATACCACCGGCGGCTATATCACCTATGCGGCCCTGACCCATGAGGTGACATTTGATTACCACGACGGCGACGTCTACTGGTGTACGGCAGACGTGGGCTGGGTCACCGGCCACAGCTATATCGTCTATGGCCCGCTGGCCAATGGTGCCACCACGCTCATGTTCGAAGGCGTGCCCACCTACCCTGACGCCAGCCGCTTCTGGCAGGTCTGCGAAAAGCACAAAGTCACGCAGTTCTACACTGCCCCCACGGCAATCCGCGCCCTGATGGGGCAAGGCAAGGAATTCGTCACCAAAAGCGATCTGTCGTCGCTGCGCATCCTTGGCACCGTGGGCGAGCCGATCAATCCCGAGGCGTGGAACTGGTATCACGAAGTGGTCGGCCACGGCCGCTGCCCGATCGTCGATACATGGTGGCAGACCGAGACCGGCGGCCATCTGATGACCCCTCTGCCCGGCGCCCATGACATGAAGCCCGGCGCGGCGATGAAACCCTTCTTTGGCATCAAGCCGGTGGTGCTGGACCCGACCTCAGGCAAAGAGATTGAGGGCAACCCCGCCGAGGGCGTGCTTTGCATCGCCGACAGCTGGCCGGGTCAGATGCGCACTGTTTGGGGGGATCATGAACGGTTCGAGAAAACCTATTTCGCGGATTACCCCGGTTATTACTTCACCGGTGACGGCTGCAAGCGCGATGCCGACGGCGACTATTGGATCACGGGCCGCGTGGATGATGTGATCAACGTCTCAGGCCACCGTATGGGCACTGCCGAAGTCGAAAGCGCGCTGGTTGCCCATGACAAAGTGGCCGAAGCCGCCGTGGTCGGCTACCCGCATGATGTCAAAGGTCAGGGCATCTATTGCTATGTCACCTTGATGAGCGGTGAAGAGCCTTCCGATGATCTGCGCAGCGAACTGCGCAACTGGGTGCGGCAGGAAATCGGTCCCATCGCCTCGCCCGATCTGATCCAATGGGCGCCCGGCCTGCCGAAAACCCGCTCGGGCAAGATCATGCGCCGTATCCTGCGCAAAATCGCCGAAAACGACTATGGCGCATTGGGGGATACATCGACGCTGGCGGATCCGAGCGTTGTGGATGATCTTATCGACAACCGGATGAATCGCTAA
- a CDS encoding DUF992 domain-containing protein, with translation MMNATKLTLGAALSSATAFGSTAMADDNETVDHAEIGSLSCDVGDGTGFVFGSTRELTCTFNPIEDGLEDETYVGEINRWGVDIGKTQNGQMSWLVLAPTEQEYSEGGLNGSYKGVSAEATVGVGAGANLMTGGSENTLALQPLSVNTQTGVNFAVGVGEINLQRVEG, from the coding sequence ATGATGAATGCAACCAAACTGACCCTCGGCGCCGCCCTGTCGAGCGCCACCGCCTTTGGCTCGACCGCGATGGCCGATGACAATGAGACAGTCGATCACGCCGAAATCGGGTCGCTGTCTTGCGATGTGGGTGATGGCACTGGCTTTGTCTTTGGTTCTACCCGTGAACTCACATGTACCTTTAACCCCATCGAAGATGGGCTCGAAGATGAGACCTATGTCGGTGAGATCAACCGTTGGGGTGTCGATATCGGCAAAACCCAGAACGGCCAAATGTCTTGGCTAGTGCTGGCCCCGACCGAGCAGGAGTATTCCGAAGGCGGCCTGAACGGCAGCTATAAAGGTGTCTCTGCAGAAGCAACCGTGGGTGTGGGCGCCGGTGCAAACCTGATGACGGGTGGGTCCGAGAACACGCTGGCCCTTCAGCCGCTGAGCGTGAACACCCAGACCGGCGTGAACTTTGCCGTGGGCGTGGGTGAAATTAACCTGCAGCGCGTCGAAGGCTGA